Part of the Methanophagales archaeon genome is shown below.
GGGGACTTCGGATACGCTTGGAGCGTTAGGCAACATTGCTAAATATTTATTAAGTTCAAATGTAAGGAAGAATATACCATGAATACAACTGCCATATTTATAAATGTTTTTGCTTTTGGCTGTTTGATATTTGCAATTATTAAGGATCGGGCAAAAACAAAACAAGCACTAACTGTAGCATTAAAGTCATTCTTTCGTATTCTCCCTTCTGTTCTCATTATTATAATCTTTATAGGTCTGCTTTTAGGTTCCATACCACAAAGTCAAATTTCTAAAATCGTTGGTGAACAAGCAGGTTTTAGGGGAGTACTTATTGTAGCATTGTTGGGAGCATTTTTGCACATCCCCTCTTTAATTTCTTTCCCCTTAGCAGCATCTCTCCTCAAAAGCGGAGCATCAGTTACCTCAGTTGCAGTGTTCATTACCACTTTAACCATGATTGGCATGGTTACACTGCCCTTAGAAATAAAGGAATTGGGAAAGAAAATGGCTTTACTGAGAAATGGGATAAGTTTCGTTATTGCAATCATTATTGGTATTATCATGGGGGTGATTCTATGAAAGATTATGTTAAAGAAAAAGAAACGCAACGAAAGGGGATGAAAAGAGATGCTATCATTCTTGCAATCACTTTAATTATTACAATAGCTTTACTATCAATTTTTCCTGACAAACAAGAGGCAGTAATCACAACTTCATGGAACTTCTTTATTGAAATGATTTTGATACTTCCTGCTGTGATGGTATTGATGGGTCTTTTCAGTGTGTTTGTACCAAAAGAAATGGTTGTGAGATACTTAGGTAAAGCTGCTGGAATAAAGGCTGTTTTTCTTGGCATATTGATGGGGGCATTGCCCACAGGCCCTCTTTATGTGGCTTTTCCTATGGCTTCTGCTTTACTTAAAAAAAGTGCCAAAATATCCT
Proteins encoded:
- a CDS encoding permease; translation: MKDYVKEKETQRKGMKRDAIILAITLIITIALLSIFPDKQEAVITTSWNFFIEMILILPAVMVLMGLFSVFVPKEMVVRYLGKAAGIKAVFLGILMGALPTGPLYVAFPMASALLKKSAKISCIIAFLSAWACIKIPQEMVELQFLGPKFMAARLSLTIISVAIMGILIERLIEWGDKKQTKLRR
- a CDS encoding permease, with protein sequence MNTTAIFINVFAFGCLIFAIIKDRAKTKQALTVALKSFFRILPSVLIIIIFIGLLLGSIPQSQISKIVGEQAGFRGVLIVALLGAFLHIPSLISFPLAASLLKSGASVTSVAVFITTLTMIGMVTLPLEIKELGKKMALLRNGISFVIAIIIGIIMGVIL